The nucleotide sequence ATTTCCAGCGAGGTGGGAGCCGCGAAGCCGGATCCGCAAATCTTTGCCGCTGCCCTGGCGAAACACGACTGCGAGCCAGCTGATGCGTGGCACGTGGGCGATAGCTACGGCGACGACTTTGAAGGTGCAAAAGGCGCCGGTCTGCGAGCCATCTGGCTCCAACGGCCCGAAGAAACCATCACCAAATATAGCGACCAACCGCCCCGACTGTAGAGCTAGAAGCTTATCGTCGATAGGGTTCCAGATATTGCAGCAGGCCACGGGCGATCGCTTGGGAGATATTTTCTTGCCAGGCGGGGTCACGGAGTTTGGGCGCATCATTCGCGCCCGTAACAAAGCCCAGCTCCAACAGAGCCGCTGGCATCGCGGTGTTACGGAGCACGTAAAAGCGGGCTTGTTTGACCCCGCGATCGCCAAATCCAGAAGCGGGCAACACATTTGCATGAATGATGCTGGCAAGCTGTTGCCCTGTCGCCGAATAGTAGTAGGTTTCCACACCGTTCACATCCGGACGACTCATGCTGATCGCATTGGCATGAATGCTGAGAAAGACCGTGGCATTAGCATTGTTCGCGATCGCGGTTCGCGGTTCTAAATCCAATGTGACGTCGGAAGTGCGGGTCATCACCACATCGACGCCTGCCTCACGCAGGAGCTCCGCTACCCGCAGCGATACGGGAAACACGACATTCTTCTCTTGCAAACCACCGATGCCCACGGCACCCGGATCACGACCGCCATGCCCCGGGTCGATCGCCACACGCACCCGACTATTGTTCACAGTGGGGGGAATTGCCGGTCTGGCGGGTTGCGGCGGCAGGTTGGGCTGCGGGACTGGGGTTGCAGGTCGCGTGGTGGGGGGCACCGCAATCTGCGGATTACCGGCCTGAGATGGATTATCCGGAATCGAGCTAATCGACACACCACTGGGCGGCACCAGCACAATCCCCGTTTGGGTGCCGATATTGGTGGGGGTAACCTCCCAATCGGGACTGCCCGGAGCCAACGTCATGACGACGCGGGTCACGTTGCGCTGGGGGTCTTGAGTGATATCCCAACGGTTGACACTGTAACGGTTGTTGGGCAAGGCTTCGGCTTTCAAAAAGGGCGAAATGGAGCTATCAAACAGGTCGATGATGATTTGCCGCTCACCACCGGGCTGGCCTCGCCGCTCTAAATTGATGGTGGGGATTTCGCCACTGGTGCGCATAAAGAAACCATCAGCAGTGGTCACCACCCCTGACAAAAAGGTCATAGCGCCATTGGTCGAATATTCCCCCGTAACCGAATTGCCACCGCTAGCGCCCGTTGCGCCACTGCCCATCTGCTGCGGCTGGGGCAACTGCACGACCCATTCATTACTCCGCACGCCGCGCACTTCCACCGCCCGCGGATCCAAGGTATAACCGGGTGCCAATTCAATCACCAGACGCGCCGTTTGGGAGTCAAATTGGCCCGATCGCACCTCGCGAATGGCCCCCCCGACCGCTTGACTTTGGGAAGGGCGACCTAAGGTAGTCCCCGGCAAGTCAATGACGACACGGGTGGGATTAAAGACCATTTGAGCACGGGGCTGCACTGGCGCATCCGTGTTAAACACCAGCTGATTACGCTGCTGGTCAAACCGCCAAAAGCGTAACTGAGCCGCCTCGGCAGGCAGGGTATAAACCAATGCACTGGTCACTGCCAGTCCGGCGGGAATTAGCCAATCAACTCTCAACCTGATGTCTCCTTTCGGGAAACTGCGTAGATATTAGATGACGTTGGGATGGACGCATCAGTGCCAGCATTTCCTGACAATTTCGCAAGTTTCGCACCTCGCGGCTTCAAAGTCTAGCGCAGGAAATTGCAATCATGAGCCTGCCTCCAGGAAATTTCCGCAATCTTGCGGGGTTATTGTCAGCACGGCCTTGGGCGCACTAAGGGTGGTCGCTTCATCACAGGGTTCGGGGATGCATCTCACACGTCAACAACGCCGTTTGGGCGGTTTGCTACTGGGCGCAATTTTGCTGGTTTTAGCGGTTCACCACTGGCTGCTGCCGCTGTTTACGCGCCCGTCGTTGGCGGCTCTTTTGCCCCAAGATCCATATATTCAGGTTTATTTCAACCAGTCTCAAGCCAGCCTGTATACCGATCCCTATCGCCAAATTCGGCGGCCAGGGGATGATTTGGAACAGGTGATCGTCGAGGCGATCGCTGCCGCCACCACCTCCATTGACGTTGCCGTACAAGAAATCACGTTGCCGCAAATTGCCCTGGCGTTGCGCGATCGCGCCCAAGCTGGTGTCAATGTCCGCATCATTGTCGAAAATCAGTACAACCGGGTTTGGCGGCCGCTGAATGAATTCCAGTCGGGACAAATGGACGAGTACCAACAGTCCAAACACTCGGAGAAACAGCAGCTCATTGACGCTAACGGTAATGGCAAAATCACCGCCGAGGAGGTAGCCCAGCGTGATGCCATTCACATTTTGACCCAAGGCCAGGTGCCACTGCTGGATGACACTGCCGATGGCTCCAAAGGCAGCGGGCTGATGCATCACAAATTCATGGTGGTAGATGGCCGCACGGTGGTGCTCGGTTCGGCTAACTGGACGACGTCGGGTATTCACGGAGATTTTGCGTCTGCAGACAGTCGCGGCAACGCCAACGCGCTGCTCCGCATCGATAGTCCAGAACTGGCTGCCGTGCTAGAGGAGGAATTTGACCTGATGTGGGGCGATGGACCAGCGGGCAAGGAAGACAGCCTGTTTGGGTTACAAAAGCCGCTGCGATCGCCCCGCGTGGTCAACATTCCCGGTTCCCAAGTTACAGTACAGTTTTCGCCCGTATCGGAAACGCAGCCCTGGAGCCAAAGTGTGAATGGCCTGATTAGCCAAACGTTGACTCAGGCTAGCAGCAGTATTGATCTGGCGCTGTTTGTGTTTTCCGATCAGGGAATTAGCGATCGCTTGGCCCAAAAATCTCAAGCGGGAGTGACCATACAGGCCCTGATTGACCGCAATTTTGTTTACCGCAGCTATAGCGAAGCGCTGGATATGCTCGGCACGGCCATGCCGGATCACCGCTGTAAATATGAAGCCCATAACCGCCCGTGGACGCAGCCCATCGCCACTGTCGGCACCCCCAACCTGCCGGAAGGCGACAAATTGCACCACAAGTTCGCCCTAATCGACAACCACACCGTCATCATCGGCTCCCACAACTGGAGCGCCGCCGCGAACCACACTAATGACGAAAACCTGCTCGTTATCCGCAATCCGACTGTCGCCGCCCACTTTCGCCGCGAGTTCGATCGCCTTGCCGCCAATGCCGAGATGGGCTTTACGAAAGATCTGCAAAACCGCATCCAACGCCAGCGTAAGCAATGCGGCGGCTGACGGGTTGCGAGTATTAGCGGCGAGGGGACGGGCCCCTTATACGCCACCTGAGTTAAAGCGAGGGGACGGGTCCCTTGTACTCCACCTGAGTTAATCGGTGTTGCCGACAGGGACCCGTCCCCCTAAGGAATCGAGAAACTAGTTAGCGCTGCTGCCGAGGAGAAATAGCCCCAGCATGGTGACGCTATTCCAAGCGCTGTGGAGCAGCATGGGAGCGAGGAGGTTGCGCGATCGCGTGTACACAATCCCCAAGACGCCCCCAAGCACCGCCAAGGGCAATACTTCCGACAGACTGAGGTGGGCGATCGCAAACACCAGGCTACTGACAGCGATCGCGCCGCCGACGGGCATGTAGCGCGTTAGGGAGGGCAGCAAAAAGCCGCGAAAGAGAAACTCCTCAAACAAGGGGGCAGCGACCGAGGCCGTGGTGAAGAAAATCGCTAGCGCGAAGGGATCTTGGGCTTCGAGCACCGTTTGCAACAGCGGATTGCTGCCCCCCTGCCCCTGCCAAATCTGCTGGTTTAGCACCGAGACGGTCAACATCAGCGGCAGCGCCGCAAAGTAGCCGCCCAGCCCCCACAGCCACCAATTACTCCGCAGCTTGAACTTGAACCAGTCCGGCGGCAGGGGTCGATAAGACCGAATCGCAAACCAGAGCACCGCGATCGCTCCGACAGACATCATTAAGTAGTACGTCAGCGCAAACAACGCCTGGCCGCGCGTGCCCGCCCCTGCGAGCACCCCCCGCAGCGGACTGATGACGACCGGCACCACTAACTGCCCCATAAACAAGAAGCCACCGACCACCACAATCCAAATGGTCTCTGCCGACCAGGGCACCTCCCAACCGCGATCGCGATTTTGTGCCAGTAGCGCATCGGCGCCCTTCACTAAGCGCTGAATGCCCAGACCAATGAGCAACAAAATGCCCGTCAAAGCGCCCACTGCCGGAAATACACCCACCGCCGCCAGGGTCAGAATCAATCCTTGAGCCTGGTCCGCCTCAGCTTGTTCTAGCGCGGCCAAGGCAGCTGAGTCTTGGGTGCGTCGATAATATTGCGCCAATGCCCGATTCTGAAACCACCCTTGCAGGGTTGTGCTGATCAGCGCTTCACTATCATCCGGCAGGGAACGGTCATGCCAAAGCGCGTCTAGGGTGTCGGCGGTGCGCCAGAGGCGATCGCCCGTCGCGTGACGAGATTTCACGCCCTCCCAATTGGCTTGGGCAGCCTCAAAGGCTTGCTGCTCCGCCTCCAAAATTCCCAACCGCAGATCGAGCAAATCAAGTAGTTCTGACTGTCCGGCGATCGCATTTTGTAAGCGGGGCGAGACCGAGGCCGCGTCGCCCGCTAAGGCCGCATTTTCATCTAAGGTATTGACGGCGGTGGCCCGCACTGAGGCGTAATTTTTCTGGGCATCCGCAATGGGATCCGCCCCCAACAGATTGCGGCGCAGCGTTGCCACCTGTTCAGCGGGTAAGCCATCGCCCTCCCACGCCGTCGCCTGCAACAACAAATCGGTTTGATACAGCTCTAAGCGGCTTGCGACTTGGGGCTCCTTCCAACTCGCGATGAGGGCACTGCCCATAATCAGGCTGACTAATAAGGTAATGACCACCAACACAATGCGACGAAGGGTGCTGGGAAACTGCGGCGCGAGTTCAGAGTCCATAGAGTTTGGCAAAGTCAATTAAGGCACTGCTTTCCAGAGTAGCGGGTATTCTCTCCCTGAGGGCATGAAGATGCTGAGCCCGGCAACTCTGCACCCAGCCGCCGCTAAATTCGCCCGATATGGTGAATTAGACACCTGACCGAGTGGTGTCCGCCGATCCCTTCCACACGCTGGCCACGAGGGGACAAACGGCATCATCTTCGTAATCTGGATGTGCGATCGCCCTGTTCTTAACAAGAACTTGAAATCAATCAGAAATTTTGGTGCGATCGCTCACGAAGCGCTGTTAAATCATGATTACGCCAGTCAAAGCTCGCACGACCAACATAAGGATAGGCATGTGATTGTTGCCAGTGACTCGTAACGATCGACCACCGCAAGTTCATTATGTCTTACGTCAGTCAAGCGACTGGCAAAAGACGTCATTAACACAGCACCTAATGGCCGAGACAGTTTGGTGTTAGAAGATTCCAGCCTCTTTGTGTCAGATTTCCTATCGCTAAAACGGTCACCCCAGGCCAATATTGTGAGCCACCAGTTCTGTCGTCGATGTTGTGGTCAGAAGTACAGATTTTCCGGCGAACGAAGTTTATTTTAGCTGCGCACTGTTGTTGTTTTCTCTTGAGTGAATGCCCCCTTCTGTCTCTACGACTTCTCTACAATTTACGTTGAATGGAGAACCCCTCTGTCTCCAAGAGGCTTCTCCGACCCAAACGTTATTAAGCTATTTGCGGCAACACGGTTACGTTGGCACCAAAGAAGGCTGTGGCGATGGTGACTGCGGCGCTTGCACGGTGGTCATGGTGGGAGCGGATGCGACCGGGCAGCCCCAGTATCAAGCCGTGAATAGTTGCCTGCTGCCCATCGGCAGTTTAGGCGGGCGGCATATTTACACCGTAGAGGGCATTGCCAACGATCGCCTGCATCCGGTGCAGCAAGCGATGGTCGATTTAGGCGGTTCTCAGTGCGGCTACTGCACCCCAGGATTCATCATGAGCCTGTTTGCGGGCTATTACAGCGATCGCGTGGCCGATGAGGTCACGGTGGAGGGCAATCTCTGTCGCTGTACCGGATATCTGCCCATTCGACGGGCGGCCCAGCGAGTCGCCGCTGAATCTCACGGCGAGGATGATTTTTCTCAAGCCTTAAGTCAAGTGTCACTGCCATTGGCCGCAACGGCTTACAGTGCGCAGGGCCAGCAGTTCTATCGTCCTACCCAGCTGGCAGAAGTCCTCGACCTCTTGCAAGCTCATCCCGACGCCACGTTGGTGGCGGGGTCTACCGATCTGGGATTGGAAATGAGCTGGTATCGCCAGCACTATCCCGTCATGATTGCCCTGGAGGCGGTGGCCGAACTGCATCAGTTGGCACACACTGATGACGCCGTGACCATTGGGGCGGCGGTGCCCCTGAGCCAGATTGAGGAACAGTTGCGGGGCGTGTTTCCGAGTCTGGATGAGATGCTGCATTGGTTTGCGGCGCGGCAGGTACGCAACCGAGCGACGCTGGGCGGTAATTTGGGCACGGCTTCACCCATTGGCGATCTGCCCCCGGTGCTGCTGGCGCTGGATGCGACGATTCAAGTGGCGAGTGCGGCAGGTTCGCGCGAAATTGCGATCGCGGACTTTTTCAAAGGGTATCGCGTCACTGATTTGCGGACGGGCGAGGTGATCGTGGCGATTACGATTCCCAAGACGCCACAGATCGCGGTGACTCGCCGACTCAGCCAATCGTACAAAATCGGTAAGCGGGGCACGGACGACATCAGCATCGTGGCGGCAGCCTACCGGATTGATTTAGACACGCAAAACCGGGTCGTGGCAGCACGGTTAGCCTATGGTGGCGTGGCGGCGACGCCGATTCGTGCGATCGCCGTCGAAGAGTGGCTCATCGGTCAACCCTGGACGTTAGCAACGGTGTTAGCGGCGAAAGAACAGCTGCGATCGGCCTTTACGCCGATGAGTGACTTGCGGGGGAGTGCGGACTATCGCAATCGCTTGATTGCCAATCTATTCGAAAAGTTCTTTGTGGAATTCAATAATTGCGAGTAAGGGAAATTGCAGGCATGAGTAACCGGGATCGACGACAAAGCCATGAAAGCGCGATCGGCCATGTGACCGGCAAGGCGGTGTATACCGATGATCAGCGCCCACCGTTCGGCTTGTTATCGCTGTATCCGGTGCTGTCGCCCCATGCCCGCGCCCGCATTTTGACCCTGGAAACAGCCGCCGCTCGGGCCGTGTCGGGAGTCGTAACGGTGCTAACCGCTGCCGACATTCCCGGACAGAACAATACCGGGGTGATTCGGGCGGATGAGCCGCTGTTGCCCACCGATGAGGTGAGCTATTGGGGGCAGCCGGTAGTCTGGGTTGTAGGTGAAACGGAGCACGCGGCCCGCCTCGGGGCGGAGCAAATCTGCATTGAATATGAGCCACTGCCCGCGCTGGTGTCGGTGGCGGACGCGATCGCAGCAGAGAGCTTTCACAGTGCGCCGGATGTGTGTCGCCGGGGCGATCCCGAGGCGGCGATGGCGACGGCAGAGCATGTGCTGACGGGCGAAGTCGTCATGGGCGGACAAGATCACTTCTATCTTGAAACCCAGGCCGCATGGGTGCTACCGGCCACCGACGGCACTTATCAGGTCTATTCCTCGACCCAGCATCCCAACTCAACGCAGACGGCGGTGGCCGACGTGCTGAAACTGCGGCTCAATCAAGTCGTTGTGACTTGTTTGCGCATGGGCGGAGCCTTTGGCGGCAAAGAGTCCCAGGCCAATCCGTTAGCGGCGATCGCGGCCCTGGCAGCCCACAAAACCGGACGTCCAGCGCGGGTCAGCTTCCGTCGCCATCAGGACATGATCGTGACGGGTAAACGTCACGGCTTTGTGGGGCGCTATCAAGTGGGGTGCGATCGCGATGGCACTCTGAAAGCTCTAGTGCTGAAGCTTTACAGCGATGCGGGCTGGAGCCTGGATCTTTCCCCTCCAGTGCTGCTGCGGGCGATGCTGCACGCCGACAACGCCTACTACATTCCCCATGTGGACTTCAAAGGCTATCTGACCAAAACGAATCGGGTGTCGAATACGGCCTTTCGCGGCTTTGGCGGCCCTCAGGGCATGATGGTAATCGAAGACGTGATCGACCATGTGGCCCGCACCGTCGGTCGCCCGCCTCACGAAGTGCGTGAGCTGAACTTTTATCGGGGCGAGGGCGACAGCAACACCACCCACTACGGGCAAGTGCTGGTGGATAACCGGATTCAGCGGGTGTGGTCAGAGGTGAAAACCAATGCCCGCTATGATGAGCGGCACGAAAAAATTGCCGAGTTCAATCACCACAGTCCCCATCGCAAGCGCGGCCTCGCCATCACCCCAGTGAAGTTCGGCATTTCCTTTAACAAAAAGGTCTACAACCAGGCCGGGGCGCTGGTGCTGATCTACACCGACGGCAGCATTCAGCTTAATCATGGCGGCACCGAAATGGGCCAGGGCTTGCACACCAAGATGCAACAAGTGGCGGCGCGATCGCTGGGAATACCGAGCGATCGCATTCGCATGATGCACACCAGCACCGACAAAGTGCCCAACACCTCGGCCACCGCTGCTTCCAGCGGTTCTGACTTGAACGGTCAGGCGGTGAAAGACGCCTGCGAAACCCTGAAAGCTCGCCTGCGTCCCGTCGCGGCGGAACTCTTGGGCTTAGACGGTCCCGAAGAAATGGTGTTTGCCGAGGACCATATTTACTGTTTGACTGCGCCCCACCTGCGGGTGCCCTTTACCGAGGTCGTGCAGGCCGCTTATAACGCTCGCATTTCCCTGGCGGCGACGGGCTTCTATCGCACTCCCAACATTAGCTGGGACCCCGAAACCTACAGCGGGCAACCATTTTACTACTTTGCCTATGGGGCGGCGGTGAGCGAAGTCGAGGTGGATGGCTTTACGGGCACCTTTAAGCTGCGGCAGGTGGATATCGTCCATGACGTGGGGGCATCGCTGAATCCACTGGTGGATCTGGGGCAGGTGGAAGGCGGCTTTGTGCAGGGGCTGGGCTGGCTCACCATGGAAGAACTGGTGTGGGACGACGAGGGCCGCCTGCGCACCTTTGCCCCCAGCACGTACAAAATTCCCACCATTAGCGAAGTGCCCGAAGCCTTCCACGTTCACTTGTTGGAGCGGGCGTCGCAAAACGGCACCATTTACGGCAGCAAAGCCGTGGGGGAACCGCCGTTTATGTTGGCGTTCTCGGTACGGGAGGCCATGCGAGCGGCGATCGCCGCCTTTGGCGATGAGCCTGCTTGGGCGCCGCTCACCTCGCCCGCCACACCAGAAGCGACGTTGGATGCGATCGACGCCATCCGCCAGCCCCTCGCTCAGGCAACGGCTTCCATCGCGAGTTAATCCCGTCGTTTTCCACCTCCAATCTGAATGTCGACGAGTTTGCAATTTTTTCAGCGGGTGGCGACAGCGTTGACTCGTGGCCCCGTCGCGATCGCTACCGTCATCCATACCAATGGCTCCACCCCGCGCGAGGTCGGGGCTAAATTGATGCTCGCCAGCGACGGCGATGCTTGGGGCACCATTGGCGGCGGCGCGGGGGAAGCCAAAGTGTTGCGCCAGGCCCAAACGGTCTTGCAGACGGGGCAACCCCAAACGGTTGCGATCGATCTGTCCGGTGCGCCCCATCGGGAAATTCAAGGCATTTGTGGCGGTCACATGCAGGTATGGGTCGCGCGGTGGCAGGGGGAGAGAGCGATCTCGATCGCCCAACAAATTGTGGAATCCTTAACTCGCGGCACCGCCGTTACCCTCACCCTTCCTCTTAATGCCGAGGAATCGCCGACCGTGGCCCCCGTTGAGCCTCATACCGTCACGGCAATCCATTCCCCAGAGCAGTTTCAGGAAACGCTGCTGCCGTCGCCACTGTTGCTCATTGTCGGCGCGGGACATTGCGGCATACAACTCGCACAAGTCGCCCACCTGGCCGGATTTCGCATCATGGTGCAGGACGAGCGCCCCGAGTGGGCCAGTCCCGACAACTTTCCCCAGGCGGAGCAGTTGTTTCATGAGCCGATAGGGAAAGTGATGGGGGCGATCGCCCACTACAGCCAGCTCTACGCGGCTCTCGTCACGCGCGGCATCGACTACGACCTGCCCGCCCTGCAAGCCCTCATCACCCGCCAGCCCCCCTGCACCTACCTCGGCATGATCGGCAGTCAAAAGCGTGTGACCAAAGCCCTCCAAGCGCTGCAATCCCAGGGCATCGATTCTCGGCAAATCCCCACGCTACACGCCCCCATCGGCCTCGACATCGGTGCCCTCACCCCCGAAGAAATCGCCATCAGCATTTGCAGCGAGTTGATTATGGTGCGGCGCGGCGGCACGGGTCAGCCTCTATCCGTCAGCGCCAAAGCCACTCTAGTCAGGTCAGCAGGCACTCATTAGGTTGCGAGAATTAGCGAGTGCCTGATAACCCCAGTTCAGTTTCTGACTTTCAAATCTGTAGCAAAGGTCGGCTGCTAGGCGGCGTCTCTCACAGCCCTCTCTTCGCGCACTGAAAACTCTGGCAGAGCCATTGCTGATGTTGACATCGCCTCAGTCTCAATTTGAGCGTAGTTACGACACCGAATATCCACCCACAACTGATAAGAGCTACCGGCAGCCGCAATTAGCGTCTGATAGTCTCTGCCCAATGCACAAGCTACTTGATAAGCCTTGTCGCGATCGCGGCTAGGAAAGGTTCGCGCTAATGACATGATGAGGTTTTGGTACAAAAGCGCTTCGCGAATTTCGCGACCGTCGTAATACTTAAAGACGTTCAACTGGAAGGCGGGACACACAAATGGATAGGCCATGAAACCGAGAACATGTCAGCAAAGAACATAACGGCATAGGTAAAAGAATATTTATTTGTAAATAACTATAGATAAATCTTTGGCGAGAGATAATCAACCTTTCGGTAGAAACTCATCAGCCATTAGATAGATAGGGTTGCCTGATTTGAGGCAGTTACTCTTGCAATTCCTAATTTTTGCAAGACATGAGTGGCTGAAGTGTGGCTTGCCGACAGCCTTGAATCAAGTTACTGGGTGAACTACCGACATGGGTTGTTGCCTTTTTGCCATTTGTAGTGCACGGGGCCGATCGCGACTCAATACCCCGCTGGCGAAGGATGCCCCGGGACAGGCTGAGCGTGGAGCGATCGCGTTCTGTCTAGGGTCAGGCGGGAAAAGAGACCGACTTGGCAAGTAGGGCGGAAGCAGGTGTGCAGCGATCGCCCCCACCTTGACAGCCTGAGACATCGCCCCAGCCCATAAATACAGAATCCCCCTGCGAGCCAAAATGGAGGAAGGGGGAGGGAGTCGGCATCATTGAGTTTTCAAAGCAGTCGATAAGGCCACGCTAAGCCACATCTCGCGACCATGGCCCTTGATGAATCGAAGCCACCGGACGCGCTACAGCAGACTCAGTTACGCGGGCCAGAACTTGAGAGTAGTCACGACAACGGATATCGACCCACACCTGATAACTGCTACCGTCGGCAGCGATGACAGTTTGATAATGCTGCCCAAGTGCCGAGGCAAAGCGATACGCCACATCGCGATCGCTGGCAGAAAAGCGCTTAGCCAGGGTCATGATGAGGTTTTGATACATCGTGGCTTCCCGAATTTCACCGTGATTGTAAAACTTGAAGCGCTTGAGCTGGAAAGCGGGACAAACGAAAGGTAGGGGCATAGGGAACAAACTTTAGACAAAAATGTAATTATTGATACGTAAACAATTGTAAATAAATCTCTGGCGGATATCAATTGTTTTAATTGAGACTGTCGAAGTTGATGGGTTCAAAAAAGTTGGCCTCGACAAAGGCCGAAGGAACTTACCTGAGTCAACAGTCCAAAAGCGCTTCTCAGAAATAGTTTCACGCTTCCACAGCAGCTTGAGCATCTTTTCAAGAACACCAGCCGCTCCTGAGCCAGAAGAGTTAGAGTTGTATTATTTGTTTATCCGTGCCGACCAGCCGCGGATAAATCAACTGCTGCGTCCAGGTATTTTGCCGACTTCAGTCTGTCGTCTATAGGTCATACCAATCGTCCATGACGCTGGCGCGACATCCCCAACGATAAACAGGTGCGATCTCTGGGGTGTTAGGAACCGGGTGCCTATTCGACTCAGCCGCTAACCCGCAATTATCAAGGCACCCGGTCCCTGGCAGGGTCTATTTTTAGAGCAGCGGCCCATGACGCTGACGCGCCACTCCAAACAATGAAAACCGGGAATATCTCGGAGGCACTAGGGGACGGGTCCCTTTGGGAACCAGGACGATACCGCTAGAAGCAGCACAAGAGACCCGTCCCCTGACGGGGCGATCGGGGCGCTATTTTCAGAGCAATTCTTCTGAAGCAGGACGACAAAACCCGTGACTTCAAAGCCTCTCTCCTTTTCTTGAATGCCCCTTGGGCTATAGCTTGGGAGCGAGGTTGGGGAGAGGGCCAAGCGTATAGGTAAAGTACAGAACGCAGAATATGGGCAGCGCGGACATCTGACTCACGGGTTATCCAACGACCCTTGAGACGACTGGAGTAATTCATCCGAGCATCCGAGAGCTGGCTAAGGTGAATTCTGCCGCGATCGCCAACTGCCCCAACCCACAGACCGACGACTCCTCGTGGTTTTAGCCCTGAGTCGCGATCGCCGGTGAGGCGGCTTTGACGACGACAACTGAACAGCCCGCATGGTGCATCACATAGTTGCTGACGCTGCCGATCCACAGTTCTGAGATGCCAGAACGATTGTGGCGACCAATGACGATTAGGTCAGCGGGCCAGTCCTGGGCGATCTGACAAATTTGCCGCCCCGGATCACCAACGGCCTGCGTCCATTCGGTGGCGACGCCATGGTCTTTTTGAATCTGATTGGCCTGCTCGTCTAGCGCTTGCTGGTTGGCTTTTTGATCGAGCTGCCACTGACCGATGTACAGCTGAAAGGTATCCACATTCACCGCTGAGTGCATACCGTCGGCCGTCATATACATCGGGTTGGGGTAGCCGGACTCGGGCGGCAATAGTACATGCAGCAGATTGAGCGTGGCTTTACTGGGAGCAGCGATCGCGATCGCTTCCTGCATCACTTTGGCGTTGATCGCCGTTTCTTCGCTCAGAGCAACCAGAATTCTTTGGTACATACGCAATCACTCAGGGGAATGGGGCAGGGGGAGCAGGGGAGAGCGGGAGAGCCAGAGGCATCAGGGGCCAAGTGATCCGTTTGTCGTTCTGAGGCTTGGGTGCCAAACCGCTCGCCTACTCGCCATTAATGCAACGGCTTTAAAGCGATGAATGCAGCACTTTTTCCAGGGTGGTGAGTAGGGTTTCGGCGCGATCGCGGTGACTGTTAGCTCCCATGAGGCCGACGCGCCACACTTGACCGGCCAATTCACCCAGGCCGCCACCAATTTCGATGTTGTGTTCTAGCAGCAAGGTCCGCGCTACCGCTTTGGCATCCACGCCGTCGGGCACGCGCACCGTGGTGAGGGTGGGCAGGCGATAGGCGCGATCGACATGGCAGCTCAGGCCGATAGATTCCAGCCCCTCCCAGAAAAATTCCGCCGTGTCTTGGTGGCGTTGCCAACGGTTTTCTAACCCTTCTTCCGCCAGCAGGCGCAGGGCTTCGCGCAGGGCAAAGGTGAGATTAACGGGCGCTGTGTGGTGATAGACGCGATCGCGGCCCCAATATTTCCGCAGCAGGCCCGCATCGAGATACCAGTTGGCGACGGGGGTTTGGCGCTGCTCCATTTTGGCCACGGCTCGCGGCCCCATGGTAAAAGGCGATACGCCCGGCGGGCAGCTCAACCCCTTTTGGCTACAGCTATAGGCCAAA is from Leptolyngbya iicbica LK and encodes:
- the xdhB gene encoding xanthine dehydrogenase molybdopterin binding subunit — encoded protein: MSNRDRRQSHESAIGHVTGKAVYTDDQRPPFGLLSLYPVLSPHARARILTLETAAARAVSGVVTVLTAADIPGQNNTGVIRADEPLLPTDEVSYWGQPVVWVVGETEHAARLGAEQICIEYEPLPALVSVADAIAAESFHSAPDVCRRGDPEAAMATAEHVLTGEVVMGGQDHFYLETQAAWVLPATDGTYQVYSSTQHPNSTQTAVADVLKLRLNQVVVTCLRMGGAFGGKESQANPLAAIAALAAHKTGRPARVSFRRHQDMIVTGKRHGFVGRYQVGCDRDGTLKALVLKLYSDAGWSLDLSPPVLLRAMLHADNAYYIPHVDFKGYLTKTNRVSNTAFRGFGGPQGMMVIEDVIDHVARTVGRPPHEVRELNFYRGEGDSNTTHYGQVLVDNRIQRVWSEVKTNARYDERHEKIAEFNHHSPHRKRGLAITPVKFGISFNKKVYNQAGALVLIYTDGSIQLNHGGTEMGQGLHTKMQQVAARSLGIPSDRIRMMHTSTDKVPNTSATAASSGSDLNGQAVKDACETLKARLRPVAAELLGLDGPEEMVFAEDHIYCLTAPHLRVPFTEVVQAAYNARISLAATGFYRTPNISWDPETYSGQPFYYFAYGAAVSEVEVDGFTGTFKLRQVDIVHDVGASLNPLVDLGQVEGGFVQGLGWLTMEELVWDDEGRLRTFAPSTYKIPTISEVPEAFHVHLLERASQNGTIYGSKAVGEPPFMLAFSVREAMRAAIAAFGDEPAWAPLTSPATPEATLDAIDAIRQPLAQATASIAS
- a CDS encoding XdhC family protein, whose amino-acid sequence is MSTSLQFFQRVATALTRGPVAIATVIHTNGSTPREVGAKLMLASDGDAWGTIGGGAGEAKVLRQAQTVLQTGQPQTVAIDLSGAPHREIQGICGGHMQVWVARWQGERAISIAQQIVESLTRGTAVTLTLPLNAEESPTVAPVEPHTVTAIHSPEQFQETLLPSPLLLIVGAGHCGIQLAQVAHLAGFRIMVQDERPEWASPDNFPQAEQLFHEPIGKVMGAIAHYSQLYAALVTRGIDYDLPALQALITRQPPCTYLGMIGSQKRVTKALQALQSQGIDSRQIPTLHAPIGLDIGALTPEEIAISICSELIMVRRGGTGQPLSVSAKATLVRSAGTH
- a CDS encoding universal stress protein; its protein translation is MYQRILVALSEETAINAKVMQEAIAIAAPSKATLNLLHVLLPPESGYPNPMYMTADGMHSAVNVDTFQLYIGQWQLDQKANQQALDEQANQIQKDHGVATEWTQAVGDPGRQICQIAQDWPADLIVIGRHNRSGISELWIGSVSNYVMHHAGCSVVVVKAASPAIATQG